From Acidipropionibacterium acidipropionici, one genomic window encodes:
- a CDS encoding carbohydrate ABC transporter permease: MSTVTEAAGRRTGTARRRTGGATTGPSIPAGRRPVDWSGPGFVIPFVVLGLIFFVWPVISGFVLSFTNHSLTGLGNTFAGLSNYGEALTDPQVWETFGQTVMFTVISTIPLVLIGLIMALLVNTGVWGQWFWRLSFFASYLLPSAVVASVFVWIFASDIGLADSWTAALGMDPVGWLTKESTALWTIAGVTVWWTVGFNFLLFSSALQGIPLAMYEASMFDGAGAWRRLFSITLPQLKSITGVIVALQLLASLKVFDQIYMMTAGGPNGSTRSILEYIYDTGFTNYRMGYASAISYVFFAIILILSLFTYLPGRRGQR; the protein is encoded by the coding sequence ATGAGCACAGTGACTGAGGCGGCCGGCCGACGGACCGGAACCGCCCGCAGAAGGACAGGCGGCGCGACCACCGGGCCCTCCATCCCCGCGGGAAGGCGGCCGGTGGACTGGTCCGGCCCGGGCTTCGTCATCCCCTTCGTGGTGCTGGGGCTGATCTTCTTCGTGTGGCCGGTGATCTCGGGATTCGTCCTGAGTTTCACCAACCACAGCCTCACCGGCCTGGGCAATACCTTCGCCGGTCTGTCCAACTACGGCGAGGCCCTCACCGACCCGCAGGTCTGGGAGACCTTCGGGCAGACGGTGATGTTCACCGTCATCTCCACCATCCCGCTGGTGCTGATCGGGCTCATCATGGCCCTTCTGGTCAACACTGGCGTGTGGGGCCAGTGGTTCTGGAGGCTGTCCTTCTTCGCCTCCTACCTGCTGCCCTCGGCCGTGGTGGCGTCGGTCTTCGTGTGGATCTTCGCCTCCGACATCGGGCTGGCCGACTCCTGGACAGCCGCTCTGGGGATGGATCCGGTGGGCTGGCTCACCAAGGAGTCGACCGCGCTGTGGACCATCGCCGGGGTCACCGTCTGGTGGACGGTCGGATTCAACTTCCTGCTGTTCTCCTCGGCCCTGCAGGGGATCCCGCTGGCCATGTACGAGGCCTCGATGTTCGACGGCGCCGGCGCCTGGCGGCGTCTGTTCTCCATCACGCTGCCCCAGCTCAAGAGCATCACCGGGGTCATCGTCGCCCTTCAGCTGCTCGCATCGCTGAAGGTCTTCGACCAGATCTACATGATGACCGCCGGGGGCCCGAACGGATCGACCAGATCGATCCTCGAGTACATCTACGACACCGGCTTCACGAACTACCGGATGGGCTACGCGTCGGCCATCTCCTACGTGTTCTTCGCGATCATCCTCATCCTGTCGCTGTTCACCTACCTGCCCGGAAGGAGGGGTCAGCGATGA
- a CDS encoding carbohydrate ABC transporter permease, with product MSTAATELSAPATTRISARAAERAVRKEENRIKRRLMLGDSKAPRVVVFAILLVMSVAWLIPILWAIDTSLKTEPDAEASASWIPRHGFTLSAYVDQFANGHIGRWMLNSLGIALAVMVITVIVSAMAAYAFSCTRFRGRNGLFAVTIAAIMVPSQILIVPQFQQMQTLHLVDTAAAVVFPQVVQPVMILVLKSFMDQLPRELLDAARIDGASAWRVFWSVVMPLSRSIISAVAIFVFIGAWNNFLWPFIITNNPSLMTLPVGLSTIKNAYGVQYVSGMASAMIASIPLLVIFMLFQRKIVASVAMTGMATT from the coding sequence ATGAGCACCGCCGCAACGGAGCTGTCCGCACCCGCCACCACACGCATCTCCGCGAGAGCGGCCGAAAGGGCCGTGCGCAAGGAGGAGAACCGCATCAAGCGGCGCCTCATGCTCGGGGACTCCAAGGCCCCCCGGGTCGTGGTCTTCGCGATCCTGCTGGTGATGTCGGTGGCATGGCTCATCCCGATCCTGTGGGCCATCGACACCTCCCTCAAGACCGAGCCGGACGCCGAGGCCTCGGCCTCCTGGATCCCGCGGCACGGGTTCACCCTGAGCGCCTACGTCGACCAGTTCGCCAACGGCCACATCGGGCGCTGGATGCTCAACTCACTGGGCATCGCCCTGGCGGTGATGGTGATCACGGTCATCGTCTCCGCGATGGCCGCCTACGCCTTCTCCTGCACCCGGTTCCGCGGCCGAAACGGTCTCTTCGCCGTGACCATCGCGGCCATCATGGTGCCCTCGCAGATCCTGATCGTGCCGCAGTTCCAGCAGATGCAGACCCTCCACCTGGTCGACACCGCAGCGGCGGTGGTCTTCCCGCAGGTGGTCCAACCGGTGATGATCCTGGTGCTCAAGAGCTTCATGGATCAGCTGCCGCGAGAGCTGCTGGACGCCGCCCGGATCGACGGCGCGAGCGCCTGGCGGGTGTTCTGGTCGGTGGTGATGCCACTGTCCCGCTCGATCATCTCGGCGGTGGCGATCTTCGTGTTCATCGGGGCCTGGAACAACTTCCTGTGGCCCTTCATCATCACGAACAACCCGTCGCTGATGACCCTTCCGGTCGGGCTGTCGACCATCAAGAACGCCTACGGCGTCCAGTACGTCTCCGGGATGGCCTCAGCCATGATCGCGTCGATCCCGCTGCTGGTGATCTTCATGCTCTTCCAGCGCAAGATCGTGGCGAGCGTCGCGATGACCGGCATGGCCACCACCTGA